A window of the Lolium perenne isolate Kyuss_39 chromosome 7, Kyuss_2.0, whole genome shotgun sequence genome harbors these coding sequences:
- the LOC127318106 gene encoding U-box domain-containing protein 70, with amino-acid sequence MEAEGERAAEAQREKDAGNDAYRKLFLETAVLHYTRGAALDPRDISFLTNRAAAYLLMSKYKECVRDCDDAVERGRELRADNRLLARALSRKASALLKLAACAGDYGPAIRALQQSLAEHYSLETLAKLDEAESGRKEVEEQERLDQEAADHHRHKGNEFFQKKKYQEAADHYTEAIKKNPNDHRVFSNRAQSHIYLRNLSEGLEDAEKCIELDPTFLKGYLRKANAQFLMDNYESALATYLEGLKCDPNSLGAIDGLRRCAACIKRSDGGDFGPEDLKEILGDLRLDNDLRNKLKKSMEEAAVFEQEASDERVRRIESERMARTSEDLYLNQVQQRKETEEFLSKIQEELQQLKVRQNEVIEELQKANEHNENLQHQLSESKDHYDWLLSEHDHLLHERNRSVREVEELRQRRGQILSVLVTAMHCEFSPSELECATEKFSSLRKIGEGGFGCVYKGVLRNMTVAIKVLRPDGLQGQSQFEQEVTILSRVRHPNLVTLLGACSELSTLVYEFLPNGSLEDFLVCEDKRATLTWQIRVRIIAEICSALIFLHENKPHPVVHADLKPSNILLDVNLVSKLSDFGISRLLIQSSNDNTTLYRTMHPLGTPAYMDPEFLATGEMTPRSDVYSFGIIVLRLLTGKPPVGVKRIVEDAMMHGNLNSVIDTSAGGWPAVHVQQLAHLALGCTEPSRRCRPDLSGELWRALESMRDDATSSSPSSSRSVLDESSIPSYFICPISQDVMNDPHIAADGFTYEGDLIRSWLNTGSDTSPMTNLPLEHDELIPNLALRSAIQEWHQQQNTVPQ; translated from the exons ATGGAGGCGGAGGGCGAGCGGGCGGCGGAGGCGCAGCGGGAGAAGGATGCCGGCAACGACGCCTACCGCAAGCTCTTCCTCGAGACGGCCGTGCTCCACTACACCCGCGGCGCCGCCCTCGACCCCCGCGACATCTCCTTCCTCACCAACCGCGCCGCCGCCTACCTCCTCATGTCCAAG TACAAGGAGTGCGTGAGGGACTGCGACGACGCGGTGGAGAGAGGCAGGGAGCTCCGCGCCGACAACCGGCTGCTCGCGCGGGCCCTGTCGCGGAAGGCGTCGGCGCTGCTCAAGCTCGCGGCCTGTGCCGGGGACTACGGGCCGGCGATCAGGGCGCTGCAGCAGTCGCTGGCCGAGCACTACAGCCTGGAGACGCTCGCCAAGCTGGATGAGGCTGAGAGCGGCAGGAAGGAGGTGGAGGAGCAGGAGCGGTTAGATCAGGAAGCAGCCGACCACCACCGCCACAAAG GCAATGAATTCTTCCAGAAGAAAAAATACCAGGAAGCAGCAGATCACTATACTGAAGCTATTAAAAAGAATCCAAATGATCACAGA GTCTTTAGCAACAGAGCTCAATCACACATCTATCTACGAAATCTGTCTGAAGGTCTAGAAGATGCAGAAAAATGTATTGAGCTGGATCCTACATTTCTGAAGGGCTACTTGCGTAAAGCAAACGCCCAATTTCTCATGGACAACTATGAGAGTGCTCTGGCAACTTATTTAGAGGGTTTGAAGTGTGACCCAAACAGTCTTGGTGCAATTGATGGCTTAAGAAG ATGTGCGGCTTGCATTAAGAGGTCTGATGGCGGTGATTTTGGGCCTGAGGATTTGAAAGAGATCTTG GGAGATCTTCGTTTAGACAATGATTTGCGTAACAAACTTAAAAAAAGCATGGAAGAAGCAGCAGTATTCGAGCAGGAAGCCTCTGACGAGCGCGTGAGGCGGATTGAATCTGAACGAATG GCCAGGACATCAGAGGACTTGTATTTAAACCAGGTCCAACAGAGGAAAGAAACTGAGGAATTTCTTTCCAAAATACAAGAAGAGTTGCAACAACTTAAAGTACGGCAAAATGAGGTCATTGAGGAACTTCAGAAAGCCAATGAGCATAATGagaatcttcaacatcagctctcaGAATCCAAAGACCATTACGACTGGCTTCTATCAGAACACGATCACTTGCTACACGAACGTAATCGTTCAGTCAGAGAAGTTGAAGAATTACGTCAGAGAAGAGGGCAGATTCTTTCAGTTTTGGTAACAGCAATGCACTGTGAGTTTTCACCATCTGAACTGGAGTGTGCAACAGAAAAATTCAGTAGTTTACGGAAGATTGGAGAAGGTGGGTTTGGCTGTGTATACAAAGGTGTCCTCCGAAACATGACAGTTGCAATAAAGGTGCTGAGACCTGATGGTTTGCAAGGACAATCACAGTTCGAACAAGAG GTTACCATCCTTAGTAGAGTGAGACACCCCAACCTGGTAACTCTGCTAGGAGCTTGCTCAGAGTTGTCTACACTTGTCTACGAGTTCTTGCCAAATGGTAGCCTTGAAGATTTTCTTGTATGTGAGGATAAGAGAGCAACTCTGACGTGGCAGATCCGCGTCCGAATTATTGCCGAGATATGTTCAGCTCTGATCTTTCTGCATGAGAATAAACCTCACCCAGTTGTTCATGCGGATCTcaagccttccaacattctccttGATGTTAACTTAGTTAGTAAGCTTAGTGACTTTGGTATTTCTCGCCTGCTAATCCAGTCCAGTAACGACAACACCACCCTCTACCGCACCATGCATCCTTTGGGAACCCCTGCGTACATGGACCCTGAATTTCTTGCAACTGGGGAGATGACTCCTCGCTCCGACGTTTATTCTTTTGGGATCATAGTCTTGCGCCTCTTAACTGGAAAGcctcctgttggtgtaaaaaggaTTGTGGAAGATGCCATGATGCACGGTAACCTGAACTCTGTAATTGATACCTCAGCTGGAGGGTGGCCTGCTGTGCACGTCCAGCAGTTAGCACACCTGGCTCTAGGATGCACTGAGCCAAGCAGGAGGTGCCGTCCTGATCTTTCAGGCGAGCTGTGGAGAGCACTTGAATCCATGAGAGATGATGCAACGTCATCTTCGCCTTCATCTTCAAGATCAGTGCTAGATGAAAGCAGCATACCATCATACTTCATATGCCCTATATCTCAG GATGTCATGAATGATCCTCACATTGCAGCGGACGGTTTCACCTATGAAGGCGATTTGATCCGGAGCTGGCTCAATACCGGCAGCGACACATCTCCAATGACCAACTTGCCGCTTGAACATGACGAGCTCATCCCCAATCTCGCCCTTCGCTCTGCCATTCAGGAATGGCATCAACAGCAAAACACAGTACCGCAATAA